A genomic region of Cyprinus carpio isolate SPL01 chromosome B13, ASM1834038v1, whole genome shotgun sequence contains the following coding sequences:
- the npm3 gene encoding nucleoplasmin-3, with protein sequence MSFMEDEVSDSAVESRSRLESYVFSCELSSEVPFYTFQADEDDDVEHFLELRTICLGDGAKEENNVVEVTAMNHQGKKISVPVANLNISCLPMVSLGEFELMAPVTLRLKSGTGPVTVSGLHLVATENEESELSDEDDDDDDVSVEEMPSVKPAKKKQKA encoded by the exons ATGTCGTTTATGGAGGACGAAGTATCAGACAGTGCAGTGGAGTCGCGCTCGCGGTTGGAAAGCTATGTGTTCA GTTGTGAGTTGTCTTCCGAAGTTCCATTTTACACATTTCAAGCAGATGAAGATGACGACGTGGAACATTTTCTCGAACTTAGAACG ATTTGTCTGGGTGACGGTGCCAAAGAGGAGAATAATGTTGTGGAAGTGACCGCTATGAATCACCAAGGAAAGAAAATATCAGTGCCGGTAGCTAATCTCAACATTTCCTGCCTGCCTATG GTAAGCCTTGGGGAGTTTGAGTTGATGGCTCCTGTCACACTACGCCTGAAATCTGGAACTGGACCCGTGACCGTCAGTGGGTTACATTTAGTTG CCACAGAAAACGAAGAGTCTGAATTatcagatgaagatgatgacgatgatgatgtcAGTGTGGAGGAAATGCCCTCAGTCAAACCAGCCAAGAAAAAGCAGAAAGCTTAA
- the oga gene encoding protein O-GlcNAcase isoform X1 → MVQKDKIIESTQSESEANPVASEAVVDTQCPVDEPSIGVERTGRRKFITGVVEGFYGRPWTMEQRKELFRRQQKWGLNTYLYAPKDDYKHRMFWREMYSVEEAEQLTTLISAAKEHGVEFIYAISPGLDITFSNQKEVSTLKRKLDQVSHFGCKSFALLFDDIDHNMCPADKEVFSSFAHAQVSITNEIFQYLGEPEIFLFCPTEYCGTFCYPNVSQSPYLRTIGEKLLPGIEVLWTGPKVVSKDITVESIEEVTKILRRAPVIWDNIHANDYDQKRLFLGPYKGRSSELIPRLKGVLTNPNCEFESNFVAIHTLATWYKSNMNGVRKDVVMTDSEDSTVSIQIKLENEGSDEELETDILYSPQIALKLALTEWLSEFGVPHQYNSRQVPHSGTKSTSIDVPALTVPSLGTSTTVTTVFQQPIMSPTVPLSDEADVLGKEEEVEVEVEKKESDEEPMEMVVEKHDEVEDTKNVNQILTEIVKAKMTEDLRPMDTDKESLTESKSPEMSIQEDSGSDIAPMQTDDQLNKEVFVPGPNEKPLFTAEPLTLEDLTLLAELFYLPYEHGPKAVQMLKEFNWLRANSNYVSVNSKAKDPEKVAEWQSRAEKFEEMCCSVIQMFTRLSNSANRTILYDLYPYIWDIKSIISMVKSFVQWLDGRILSTSFYCYWMDSARWCRSQSSAQFLSGDQEPWAFRGGLAGEFQRLLPIDGANDLFYQPPPPMPTSKMYSIRPYFPKDESAVYKICKEMFTEGCDGISISDESPDLIGDRLVGGFLTLSQDYGFVLEDEEGICGYALGTVDVKPFVKKCKMNWIPFMQEKYNKPDTEKDLSEAEKMMLSFHEEEEGLPESFLSNFPSLIKVDIHAKVTDPSVAKSMMGCLLSSLKANGSHGAFCEVRQMDKRMLDFYSKLGCFEVAKMEGFPKDVIIMGRSL, encoded by the exons ATGGTTCAGAAAGACAAAATAATCGAGTCGACACAGTCAGAAAGTGAAGCGAATCCAGTGGCAAGCGAAGCTGTTGTGGACACGCAGTGTCCAGTGGACGAGCCCAGTATCGGGGTCGAGCGCACAGGCCGCAGGAAGTTCATCACTGGTGTTGTGGAGG GCTTCTATGGACGGCCATGGACTATGGAACAAAGGAAAGAACTTTTCAGGAG GCAGCAGAAGTGGGGTTTGAACACCTATCTGTATGCCCCAAAAGATGACTACAAACACAGAATGTTTTGGAGAGAAATGTATTCTGTTGAGGAAGCag AACAACTAACAACTTTAATAAGTGCTGCTAAAGAGCATGGGGTTGAGTTCATTTATGCCATTTCCCCTGGCCTGGACATTACATTCTCAAATCAGAAGGAAGTGTCGACACTTAAAAGGAAGTTAGACCAG GTCTCTCATTTTGGGTGCAAGTCCTTTGCCTTACTGTTTGATGACATTGATCATAACATGTGTCCAGCTGACAAGGAGGTATTCAGCTCCTTTGCACATGCTCAAGTGTCAATCACCAATGAGATCTTCCAATATTTGGGAGAAcctgagatatttttattttgcccCACAg AGTATTGTGGAACATTTTGTTATCCAAATGTGTCACAGTCGCCTTACCTGCGCACAATAGGTGAAAAGCTGCTTCCTGGTATTGAGGTGCTGTGGACGG GTCCCAAGGTAGTTTCTAAAGACATAACTGTTGAGTCTATTGAAGAAGTCACAAAGATACTGAGGAGAGCTCCTGTCATCTGGGACAATATTCATGCTAATGACTACGATCAGAAGAGACTTTTCTTGGGGCCTTATAAAGGGAGGTCCTCAGAACTCATCCCTCGGCTGAAGGGAGTCCTCACCAACCCCAACTGTGAATTTGAGTCTAATTTTGTAGCCATTCACACATTAGCGACATGGTATAAGTCTAACATGAATGGAGTGAGAAAAGATGTTGTCATGA CGGACAGTGAAGACAGCACTGTGTCCATCCAGATTAAGTTGGAAAACGAGGGCAGTGATGAGGAGCTAGAAACAGACATCCTCTACAGCCCGCAGATCGCACTGAAGCTGGCTCTCACTGAATGGCTGAGCGAGTTTGGAGTGCCTCATCAGTACAACA GTCGGCAGGTTCCTCACAGTGGAACTAAAAGCACTTCTATAGATGTTCCTGCACTCACTGTGCCCAGTCTGGGCACTTCCACTACAGTCACTACAGTCTTCCAACAGCCCATCATGAGTCCAACCGTGCCCCTTAGCGATGAAGCGGATGTGCTTGGCAAAGaagaggaggtggaggtggaggtggagaaGAAGGAGTCTGACGAAGAACCCATGGAGATGGTCGTGGAGAAACATGACGAGGTGGAGGACACTAAGAATGTCAACCAGATCCTCACAGAGATTGTCAAGGCTAAAATGACAGAAGATCTCAGACCCATGGACACAGACAAAGAGAGCCTGACAGAGTCCAAGTCCCCAGAGATGTCCATTCAAGAGGATTCAGGCAGCGACATTGCTCCTATGCAGACTGATGATCAGCTCAATAAGGAAGTGTTTGTTCCAGGCCCCAATGAGAAGCCGCTGTTTACTGCTGAGCCACTTACTCTGGAGGATCTGACCCTGCTTGCTGAACTCTTCTACCTGCCATACGAACACGGCCCCAAAGCAGTGCAGATGCTGAAAGAGTTTAACTGGTTGAGAGCAAATAGCAATTATGTTAGTGTAAACTCCAAAGCAAAGGATCCAGAGAAG GTCGCTGAATGGCAATCCAGAGCGGAAAAATTTGAGGAGATGTGCTGCTCCGTCATCCAGATGTTCACCAGACTCTCCAACTCAGCCAACAGGACCATTCTTTATGACCTCTATCCCTATATCTGGGATATAAAGAGTATCATCTCAATGGTGAAATCATTTGTTCAGTGGTTAG ATGGAAGAATCCTCAGCACAAGTTTCTACTGCTATTGGATGGACAGTGCCCGAT GGTGTCGTAGTCAGTCGTCAGCACAGTTCTTAAGTGGCGACCAAGAGCCCTGGGCCTTTAGGGGCGGTCTAGCAGGAGAGTTCCAG AGACTGTTACCAATTGATGGGGCAAATGATCTTTTCTACCAGCCACCACCACCAATGCCAACTTCCAAAATGTATTCCATAAGGCCTTACTTTCCCAAAGATGAG TCTGCAGTCTACAAGATCTGCAAAGAAATGTTCACTGAGGGCTGTGACGGCATCTCTATCTCAGATGAGTCACCGGACCTTATTGGAGACAG GTTAGTGGGAGGTTTCCTGACGCTCAGCCAAGACTATGGCTTTGTGCTTGAGGATGAGGAAGGTATCTGCGGCTATGCTCTGGGCACTGTGGATGTCAAACCTTTTGTAAAGAAATGCAAGATGAATTGGATTCCATTCATGCAGGAGAAATACAACAAGCCAGACACAGAGAAGGACCTGTCAGAGGCTGAG AAAATGATGTTAAGTTTCCATGAGGAGGAGGAAGGCTTACCAGAATCGTTCCTCAGTAACTTCCCATCACTCATTAAAGTGGACATTCATGCAAAGGTTACTGACCCCAGTGTTGCCAAAAGCATGATGGGATGTCTCCTCTCATCATTGAAAGCCAATG GTTCACATGGTGCTTTCTGTGAGGTCCGGCAGATGGACAAACGGATGTTGGACTTTTATAGCAAACTGGGCTGCTTTGAAGTGGCCAAAATGGAGGGATTCCCAAAAGACGTTATAATAATGGGGAGGAGTTTGTGA
- the oga gene encoding protein O-GlcNAcase isoform X2 — MVQKDKIIESTQSESEANPVASEAVVDTQCPVDEPSIGVERTGRRKFITGVVEGFYGRPWTMEQRKELFRRQQKWGLNTYLYAPKDDYKHRMFWREMYSVEEAEQLTTLISAAKEHGVEFIYAISPGLDITFSNQKEVSTLKRKLDQVSHFGCKSFALLFDDIDHNMCPADKEVFSSFAHAQVSITNEIFQYLGEPEIFLFCPTEYCGTFCYPNVSQSPYLRTIGEKLLPGIEVLWTGPKVVSKDITVESIEEVTKILRRAPVIWDNIHANDYDQKRLFLGPYKGRSSELIPRLKGVLTNPNCEFESNFVAIHTLATWYKSNMNGVRKDVVMTDSEDSTVSIQIKLENEGSDEELETDILYSPQIALKLALTEWLSEFGVPHQYNSRQVPHSGTKSTSIDVPALTVPSLGTSTTVTTVFQQPIMSPTVPLSDEADVLGKEEEVEVEVEKKESDEEPMEMVVEKHDEVEDTKNVNQILTEIVKAKMTEDLRPMDTDKESLTESKSPEMSIQEDSGSDIAPMQTDDQLNKEVFVPGPNEKPLFTAEPLTLEDLTLLAELFYLPYEHGPKAVQMLKEFNWLRANSNYVSVNSKAKDPEKVAEWQSRAEKFEEMCCSVIQMFTRLSNSANRTILYDLYPYIWDIKSIISMVKSFVQWLGCRSQSSAQFLSGDQEPWAFRGGLAGEFQRLLPIDGANDLFYQPPPPMPTSKMYSIRPYFPKDESAVYKICKEMFTEGCDGISISDESPDLIGDRLVGGFLTLSQDYGFVLEDEEGICGYALGTVDVKPFVKKCKMNWIPFMQEKYNKPDTEKDLSEAEKMMLSFHEEEEGLPESFLSNFPSLIKVDIHAKVTDPSVAKSMMGCLLSSLKANGSHGAFCEVRQMDKRMLDFYSKLGCFEVAKMEGFPKDVIIMGRSL; from the exons ATGGTTCAGAAAGACAAAATAATCGAGTCGACACAGTCAGAAAGTGAAGCGAATCCAGTGGCAAGCGAAGCTGTTGTGGACACGCAGTGTCCAGTGGACGAGCCCAGTATCGGGGTCGAGCGCACAGGCCGCAGGAAGTTCATCACTGGTGTTGTGGAGG GCTTCTATGGACGGCCATGGACTATGGAACAAAGGAAAGAACTTTTCAGGAG GCAGCAGAAGTGGGGTTTGAACACCTATCTGTATGCCCCAAAAGATGACTACAAACACAGAATGTTTTGGAGAGAAATGTATTCTGTTGAGGAAGCag AACAACTAACAACTTTAATAAGTGCTGCTAAAGAGCATGGGGTTGAGTTCATTTATGCCATTTCCCCTGGCCTGGACATTACATTCTCAAATCAGAAGGAAGTGTCGACACTTAAAAGGAAGTTAGACCAG GTCTCTCATTTTGGGTGCAAGTCCTTTGCCTTACTGTTTGATGACATTGATCATAACATGTGTCCAGCTGACAAGGAGGTATTCAGCTCCTTTGCACATGCTCAAGTGTCAATCACCAATGAGATCTTCCAATATTTGGGAGAAcctgagatatttttattttgcccCACAg AGTATTGTGGAACATTTTGTTATCCAAATGTGTCACAGTCGCCTTACCTGCGCACAATAGGTGAAAAGCTGCTTCCTGGTATTGAGGTGCTGTGGACGG GTCCCAAGGTAGTTTCTAAAGACATAACTGTTGAGTCTATTGAAGAAGTCACAAAGATACTGAGGAGAGCTCCTGTCATCTGGGACAATATTCATGCTAATGACTACGATCAGAAGAGACTTTTCTTGGGGCCTTATAAAGGGAGGTCCTCAGAACTCATCCCTCGGCTGAAGGGAGTCCTCACCAACCCCAACTGTGAATTTGAGTCTAATTTTGTAGCCATTCACACATTAGCGACATGGTATAAGTCTAACATGAATGGAGTGAGAAAAGATGTTGTCATGA CGGACAGTGAAGACAGCACTGTGTCCATCCAGATTAAGTTGGAAAACGAGGGCAGTGATGAGGAGCTAGAAACAGACATCCTCTACAGCCCGCAGATCGCACTGAAGCTGGCTCTCACTGAATGGCTGAGCGAGTTTGGAGTGCCTCATCAGTACAACA GTCGGCAGGTTCCTCACAGTGGAACTAAAAGCACTTCTATAGATGTTCCTGCACTCACTGTGCCCAGTCTGGGCACTTCCACTACAGTCACTACAGTCTTCCAACAGCCCATCATGAGTCCAACCGTGCCCCTTAGCGATGAAGCGGATGTGCTTGGCAAAGaagaggaggtggaggtggaggtggagaaGAAGGAGTCTGACGAAGAACCCATGGAGATGGTCGTGGAGAAACATGACGAGGTGGAGGACACTAAGAATGTCAACCAGATCCTCACAGAGATTGTCAAGGCTAAAATGACAGAAGATCTCAGACCCATGGACACAGACAAAGAGAGCCTGACAGAGTCCAAGTCCCCAGAGATGTCCATTCAAGAGGATTCAGGCAGCGACATTGCTCCTATGCAGACTGATGATCAGCTCAATAAGGAAGTGTTTGTTCCAGGCCCCAATGAGAAGCCGCTGTTTACTGCTGAGCCACTTACTCTGGAGGATCTGACCCTGCTTGCTGAACTCTTCTACCTGCCATACGAACACGGCCCCAAAGCAGTGCAGATGCTGAAAGAGTTTAACTGGTTGAGAGCAAATAGCAATTATGTTAGTGTAAACTCCAAAGCAAAGGATCCAGAGAAG GTCGCTGAATGGCAATCCAGAGCGGAAAAATTTGAGGAGATGTGCTGCTCCGTCATCCAGATGTTCACCAGACTCTCCAACTCAGCCAACAGGACCATTCTTTATGACCTCTATCCCTATATCTGGGATATAAAGAGTATCATCTCAATGGTGAAATCATTTGTTCAGTGGTTAG GGTGTCGTAGTCAGTCGTCAGCACAGTTCTTAAGTGGCGACCAAGAGCCCTGGGCCTTTAGGGGCGGTCTAGCAGGAGAGTTCCAG AGACTGTTACCAATTGATGGGGCAAATGATCTTTTCTACCAGCCACCACCACCAATGCCAACTTCCAAAATGTATTCCATAAGGCCTTACTTTCCCAAAGATGAG TCTGCAGTCTACAAGATCTGCAAAGAAATGTTCACTGAGGGCTGTGACGGCATCTCTATCTCAGATGAGTCACCGGACCTTATTGGAGACAG GTTAGTGGGAGGTTTCCTGACGCTCAGCCAAGACTATGGCTTTGTGCTTGAGGATGAGGAAGGTATCTGCGGCTATGCTCTGGGCACTGTGGATGTCAAACCTTTTGTAAAGAAATGCAAGATGAATTGGATTCCATTCATGCAGGAGAAATACAACAAGCCAGACACAGAGAAGGACCTGTCAGAGGCTGAG AAAATGATGTTAAGTTTCCATGAGGAGGAGGAAGGCTTACCAGAATCGTTCCTCAGTAACTTCCCATCACTCATTAAAGTGGACATTCATGCAAAGGTTACTGACCCCAGTGTTGCCAAAAGCATGATGGGATGTCTCCTCTCATCATTGAAAGCCAATG GTTCACATGGTGCTTTCTGTGAGGTCCGGCAGATGGACAAACGGATGTTGGACTTTTATAGCAAACTGGGCTGCTTTGAAGTGGCCAAAATGGAGGGATTCCCAAAAGACGTTATAATAATGGGGAGGAGTTTGTGA